The following proteins are co-located in the Deinococcus aerolatus genome:
- a CDS encoding helix-turn-helix domain-containing protein yields MKHSEIDRAVAALAELPEASRNLLGPIRSDEHLEFALNAEEQMGHLIGGDARHPLAAVYATLIQHIAEYEAEAYPTPASKPGDMLDFLMDQQGVQQQELATRLGVNQSTVSRLIHGRVAYTTDLIKQLAEIFKVPPTVFLG; encoded by the coding sequence ATGAAACACAGTGAGATTGACCGCGCAGTGGCCGCCCTGGCTGAACTCCCGGAAGCGTCCCGCAACCTGCTGGGGCCTATCAGGAGCGACGAACATCTGGAGTTTGCCCTCAATGCAGAAGAACAGATGGGCCACCTGATCGGCGGCGACGCCCGGCACCCACTCGCCGCCGTGTATGCCACCCTGATCCAGCACATCGCCGAGTATGAGGCCGAGGCCTATCCGACCCCGGCCAGCAAGCCGGGCGACATGCTCGACTTTCTGATGGACCAGCAGGGTGTCCAGCAGCAGGAGCTGGCCACGCGTTTAGGAGTGAACCAGAGCACGGTCAGCCGCCTGATCCACGGGCGCGTGGCCTACACCACGGACCTGATCAAGCAATTAGCTGAAATCTTCAAAGTGCCTCCCACTGTTTTCCTCGGCTGA
- a CDS encoding NERD domain-containing protein produces MIVKEHQAPPTSDKFQRAGDDAERQMAFYLRRAYGSDPDVHVFHNLRFEKGEDAAQIDHLILHRSGAVIVESKSVTSAVRINEREEWSRQWNGRWTGMPSPVLQARRQADFLRSLLEAHREELLGKFLFGFKQKSFRAFVIDVVVAISDQGVVQHDGKLSDVRKADQVPDRVRELIADHVQLAKVFSKDPRSDTWGVTVTPEELVRVSAFLRARDTPRTQQANPAVPAPEVLPAKAVSADAQPQSTAVSASERSAVTCRHCQGTGVEVAYGKYGYYVKCLECEGNTRIQLTCPACQGKANIRKAGAEFFAECAECQTSSLYHRNPPVSRA; encoded by the coding sequence ATGATTGTCAAAGAGCATCAGGCGCCGCCCACCAGTGACAAGTTCCAGCGCGCCGGGGACGACGCAGAGAGGCAGATGGCGTTCTACCTGCGCCGCGCCTACGGCAGTGACCCCGACGTGCATGTGTTTCACAACCTCCGCTTCGAGAAGGGTGAAGACGCCGCCCAGATCGATCACCTGATCCTCCACCGCAGCGGCGCCGTCATCGTCGAGAGCAAGAGCGTCACCAGCGCCGTGCGGATCAACGAGAGAGAGGAGTGGTCCCGGCAGTGGAACGGCCGCTGGACAGGCATGCCCTCTCCGGTCTTGCAGGCCAGACGCCAGGCTGATTTCCTGCGCTCCCTGCTGGAGGCCCACCGGGAGGAGTTGCTCGGCAAGTTTCTCTTCGGGTTCAAGCAGAAGAGCTTCCGGGCCTTTGTCATTGACGTGGTGGTGGCCATCAGTGACCAGGGCGTTGTGCAGCATGACGGGAAGCTGTCGGATGTGCGCAAGGCGGACCAGGTGCCTGACCGGGTGAGAGAGCTCATCGCAGACCACGTTCAGCTGGCCAAGGTCTTCAGCAAGGATCCTCGGTCGGACACCTGGGGAGTCACGGTCACGCCAGAAGAACTCGTCCGTGTCAGCGCATTTTTAAGGGCCAGGGATACGCCCCGGACTCAGCAGGCCAATCCGGCGGTCCCAGCGCCCGAGGTCCTTCCTGCGAAGGCGGTCAGCGCCGATGCCCAGCCACAGTCCACAGCGGTGTCCGCGTCAGAGCGATCGGCCGTCACCTGCCGACATTGCCAGGGCACGGGCGTCGAGGTGGCCTACGGAAAATATGGGTACTACGTCAAATGTCTCGAGTGTGAGGGCAACACGCGGATTCAACTGACCTGCCCCGCGTGCCAGGGGAAGGCCAATATTCGCAAGGCGGGGGCCGAGTTCTTCGCAGAGTGCGCGGAGTGTCAAACCAGCTCCCTCTATCACCGGAACCCGCCTGTCAGTCGTGCCTGA
- a CDS encoding SH3 domain-containing protein: MRRQLTFSAAALFFLFLAPAQAHRSGCHRWHSCPSDSGSYVCGDLGYTSGCGITQQVRPVSIPAAAPPADDVIRYTTTNLNLRAGPGAETTKVATLGKDTRVRMQFCASGWCKVSAAQGVGYVSQKYLRR; the protein is encoded by the coding sequence ATGAGAAGACAATTGACGTTCAGCGCGGCGGCCCTGTTCTTTCTCTTCCTGGCTCCAGCCCAGGCCCACCGCAGTGGCTGTCACCGCTGGCACTCGTGCCCCAGCGACAGCGGCTCTTACGTCTGCGGTGATCTAGGCTACACCTCAGGCTGCGGGATAACCCAGCAGGTTAGACCCGTATCGATTCCCGCCGCCGCGCCGCCCGCCGATGACGTCATCCGCTACACCACCACCAATCTCAACCTGCGGGCTGGGCCGGGAGCGGAAACGACGAAAGTAGCCACGCTGGGGAAGGACACACGGGTCCGGATGCAGTTCTGTGCATCCGGCTGGTGCAAGGTCAGCGCAGCGCAGGGCGTCGGCTACGTCTCCCAGAAATATTTGAGGCGCTGA
- a CDS encoding DUF3006 domain-containing protein, with translation MAEEHEDPGVSLVTVDGIEGKLARVELPDGTLEDWRLASLPQGVKEGDVIRIDVRGGDVDVDHQETDRRHALGQRTLDGLNAQTPEGDLDL, from the coding sequence ATGGCCGAAGAGCATGAAGATCCAGGCGTCAGCCTCGTCACCGTCGACGGCATCGAGGGGAAGTTGGCGCGGGTGGAACTGCCAGACGGCACCCTTGAGGACTGGCGCCTGGCAAGTCTGCCCCAAGGGGTCAAGGAGGGCGACGTAATCCGCATTGACGTGCGGGGCGGTGACGTGGACGTTGATCACCAGGAGACGGACCGACGCCACGCCCTGGGCCAACGGACGCTTGATGGCCTGAATGCTCAGACGCCCGAAGGAGACCTGGACCTGTGA
- a CDS encoding alpha/beta fold hydrolase — MTSPTPATAPGHAGASLHHIRRGQGKPLLLIHGLGSSWQTWAPILAGLEAQREVIAVDLPGFGHTPPLPGEVSIATLADALTDFLTRENLLGIDAVGTSMGARLVLELARRGGVLGAVVSLDPGGFWQGWERGFFYNTVAASIWLIRALQPVMPALTASPVGRSALFAQFSSHPWALAPELTLTEMRSFAASPSTDELLRNLAFGEGQQGIPRGRLEHPLVIGWGRWDRVCLPAQASRAQEAFPDARLHWFDHSGHFPHWDMPAQTLRLILDTTA; from the coding sequence ATGACTTCGCCCACTCCTGCCACTGCTCCGGGCCACGCCGGTGCTTCGCTCCACCACATCCGGCGCGGCCAGGGCAAGCCGCTGCTGTTGATCCATGGGCTGGGCAGTTCTTGGCAGACCTGGGCGCCGATTCTGGCCGGACTGGAGGCGCAGCGTGAAGTCATCGCCGTCGACCTGCCCGGCTTCGGCCACACCCCCCCGCTGCCCGGTGAAGTGAGCATCGCCACGCTCGCCGACGCGCTGACCGATTTTCTGACGCGCGAGAACCTCCTGGGCATCGACGCGGTGGGCACCTCGATGGGCGCCCGATTGGTACTGGAACTCGCACGGCGCGGGGGCGTCCTGGGAGCGGTGGTGTCACTTGATCCAGGTGGGTTCTGGCAGGGCTGGGAACGGGGCTTTTTCTACAACACGGTGGCTGCGTCCATCTGGCTGATCCGTGCGCTTCAACCGGTCATGCCCGCCCTGACGGCTTCTCCCGTCGGCCGCAGCGCCCTGTTCGCCCAGTTCTCCTCGCATCCCTGGGCTTTGGCACCGGAACTCACCCTGACCGAAATGAGGAGCTTCGCCGCCTCGCCGTCCACTGATGAACTGCTGCGCAACCTGGCGTTCGGCGAGGGGCAGCAGGGGATCCCCCGGGGCCGGTTGGAACACCCTCTGGTGATCGGCTGGGGCCGCTGGGACCGGGTGTGTCTGCCAGCACAGGCCTCGAGGGCTCAGGAGGCCTTTCCTGACGCCCGGCTGCATTGGTTCGACCACAGCGGCCACTTCCCGCACTGGGACATGCCCGCACAGACGCTGCGGCTGATCCTGGATACGACAGCCTGA
- a CDS encoding ParB/RepB/Spo0J family partition protein, whose protein sequence is MSRKLSAGMQAALKRTQAVHEDIQSVQRSRPPMQYVALEDLRPSPFQARMDLHDLDSLAQDIAANGVLQPLLARPLPDGLELIAGERRWRAAGRAGLSEVPVIVRDATDEQARLYGLRENLERQDLNAYEVASVALTLMGLSLGQSPEQVRSQLTGRGEPSAEVSAALEEALGVLGRDLTRLSFAKHYLPLLDLPAELRAAIQRGAPFNAVRLLRRASRDQQAEWLPRVESGEWGVRDVEAALLAGRSAPTPLEQGDLAQETRRVLKLAAPRRVEALDARKQTRLRKLLQEVEQLLKE, encoded by the coding sequence ATGAGCCGCAAGCTCAGCGCCGGTATGCAAGCTGCCCTCAAGCGCACGCAGGCCGTTCACGAAGATATCCAGAGTGTGCAGCGCAGCCGTCCGCCCATGCAATACGTGGCGCTTGAGGACCTACGGCCCTCGCCCTTCCAGGCGCGAATGGACCTGCATGATCTCGATAGCCTGGCTCAGGACATCGCAGCCAACGGCGTCCTGCAACCCCTGCTGGCCCGGCCTTTGCCAGACGGTCTGGAGCTGATCGCAGGCGAGCGGCGCTGGCGGGCGGCCGGACGCGCGGGTCTGTCCGAGGTGCCGGTGATCGTGCGGGACGCCACGGACGAGCAGGCGCGGCTGTACGGACTGCGCGAGAATCTGGAGCGCCAGGACCTGAACGCCTATGAGGTGGCCAGCGTGGCCCTGACCCTGATGGGTCTGAGTCTGGGTCAGTCGCCGGAGCAGGTGAGGTCACAGCTCACGGGCCGGGGAGAGCCGTCGGCCGAGGTCAGCGCCGCCCTTGAGGAGGCGCTGGGCGTCCTGGGACGGGATTTGACGCGTCTGAGCTTTGCCAAGCACTACCTGCCGCTCCTGGACTTGCCCGCGGAACTGCGGGCGGCCATTCAGCGGGGCGCGCCCTTTAATGCTGTACGACTGCTGCGGCGGGCGAGCCGTGACCAGCAGGCCGAGTGGCTGCCCCGGGTCGAGTCCGGGGAGTGGGGGGTGCGCGATGTGGAGGCCGCGCTGCTGGCAGGACGGAGTGCACCGACGCCCCTGGAACAGGGTGACCTGGCCCAGGAGACACGGCGGGTCTTGAAGCTGGCCGCGCCGCGCCGGGTGGAGGCGCTGGACGCCCGTAAACAGACTCGACTGAGGAAATTGTTGCAGGAGGTTGAGCAGCTTCTCAAGGAGTAA
- a CDS encoding tyrosine-type recombinase/integrase: MSLELMAANLDLQGRADRVAHLDPDSLKKAALRAARDTDAEGLWALLEAYLVTRGGRGARVSVNTLEAYRTGLDTFLAWASPAGVSLLRPGPNAGFRYVRHLEGAGLAPSSVRVRLSAGKALYAALRWTGACEAAPFLDVRAASDPVPRWEKRKPYSTEDVALLLRHAGVQDAVIVVLGAHVGLRATEMTTLLRKDLHLDAPEPYLTVTGKRQRRQEVALSPTAVRALRTWLAATPNYGPQVLSIHTRQSVENALRRLCQEAGVRYGGREVHGLRHSAGTRIYSESGDLLAVRDHLRHRTVDSSEIYVDYARAGRKKPVGDW, from the coding sequence ATGAGCCTGGAGCTGATGGCCGCCAACCTCGACCTCCAGGGCCGCGCCGACCGAGTAGCTCACCTGGATCCGGATAGCCTGAAGAAGGCCGCGTTGCGGGCGGCCCGCGACACAGACGCCGAGGGATTATGGGCGTTGCTCGAGGCGTATCTGGTGACGCGCGGGGGGCGGGGCGCGCGCGTGAGCGTCAACACCCTGGAGGCCTACCGCACGGGCCTCGACACCTTTCTGGCCTGGGCCAGTCCGGCAGGCGTCAGTCTGCTCCGTCCCGGACCAAACGCGGGCTTCCGGTACGTCCGGCACCTGGAAGGCGCGGGCCTGGCCCCCAGCAGCGTGCGCGTGCGCCTGAGCGCGGGCAAGGCCCTGTACGCGGCCCTCCGCTGGACCGGGGCCTGCGAGGCAGCGCCCTTCCTGGACGTGCGGGCCGCCAGCGATCCAGTACCCCGGTGGGAAAAGCGCAAACCCTACTCCACCGAGGATGTGGCGTTGCTGCTCCGGCATGCGGGAGTTCAGGACGCGGTGATCGTCGTCCTGGGCGCGCACGTGGGATTGCGGGCGACGGAGATGACGACGCTGCTGAGAAAGGACTTGCATTTAGACGCGCCCGAACCCTACCTGACGGTAACTGGCAAGCGGCAGCGTCGTCAGGAGGTGGCCCTCTCCCCTACTGCGGTCAGGGCGCTACGCACGTGGCTGGCCGCGACGCCCAATTATGGCCCTCAGGTGCTGAGCATCCATACCCGTCAGAGCGTGGAGAACGCCCTCAGGCGGCTGTGCCAGGAGGCAGGGGTACGCTATGGAGGCCGCGAAGTACACGGGCTGCGCCACAGCGCAGGCACCCGGATCTACAGCGAAAGTGGGGACCTGCTGGCCGTGCGCGACCACCTGCGCCACCGCACCGTCGACAGCAGCGAGATCTACGTGGACTACGCGCGGGCCGGCCGCAAGAAGCCCGTGGGTGACTGGTAA
- a CDS encoding AAA family ATPase, translating into MSAKPKRSIPISTAHTQLGQQVKNLRPGEPVTLARHGKPVAGLVSIEDLQTIESGAQNTTVLMAFNHAGGAAKTSSVRDIGYELTELGYRVLLLDIDPQANLTTWLGVHDAPVERSLQPVLEEYAPLPEPYRVHGMDLIPSHLALARTDARLPGYTNAEGRLRSAIDAVRASAAYDFVLIDPPPSLGKLTANAANAADWVIVPVPARYKGLVALDGLREMLGEYTRTNPRLRVAMYLVTQMENTAHSKETHEVFQQVLGPELAGPLTYRPAIYNRCQPIGEPVGVNAPNSEARREVQAVVQTLLSRIGHSA; encoded by the coding sequence ATGAGCGCAAAACCCAAACGGTCTATCCCCATCAGTACTGCGCACACCCAGCTCGGCCAGCAGGTGAAGAATTTGCGCCCAGGCGAACCCGTCACCCTGGCGCGGCATGGCAAACCTGTCGCCGGGCTGGTGTCCATTGAGGACTTGCAGACCATTGAAAGTGGCGCGCAGAACACCACCGTTCTGATGGCCTTCAATCATGCGGGCGGCGCGGCCAAGACCAGCAGCGTGCGCGATATCGGGTACGAACTGACGGAGCTGGGCTACCGGGTGCTGCTGCTGGATATCGATCCCCAGGCCAACCTGACCACGTGGCTGGGCGTGCACGACGCGCCGGTCGAGCGCAGTCTGCAGCCGGTGCTGGAGGAGTACGCGCCGCTGCCGGAGCCGTACCGGGTCCACGGCATGGACCTGATCCCCAGCCATCTGGCACTGGCGCGCACAGACGCCCGGCTGCCGGGATACACAAACGCCGAGGGCCGTCTGCGCTCGGCCATCGACGCCGTCCGTGCCAGCGCAGCCTACGATTTCGTGCTGATTGATCCGCCGCCGAGTTTGGGCAAGCTGACTGCCAACGCGGCGAACGCGGCCGACTGGGTGATCGTGCCGGTGCCCGCCCGCTACAAGGGCCTAGTGGCGCTGGACGGCCTGCGCGAGATGCTCGGTGAATACACGCGGACCAACCCGCGCCTGCGGGTGGCCATGTATCTGGTCACCCAGATGGAGAACACGGCGCACAGCAAGGAGACGCATGAGGTCTTCCAGCAGGTGCTGGGTCCAGAGCTGGCAGGACCGCTGACCTACCGCCCCGCCATCTACAACCGCTGCCAGCCGATCGGGGAACCAGTGGGCGTCAATGCCCCGAATTCGGAGGCCCGGCGTGAGGTTCAGGCCGTGGTCCAGACGCTGCTTTCCCGCATCGGGCATAGCGCATGA
- a CDS encoding sulfocyanin-like copper-binding protein, giving the protein MAAFLLASVALAQTSGTPTAPMTGMDMPPTIKADSANKTVRVTFVAGHGMNNNGLNYNGDAKGEKTLTVPLGWTVEVNLNNAGRMPHDFAVIAGSTLPANPATARLAFPDAATSIVPPAGATAAPAKFMANRPGTYFILCRVGKHAQNGMYVKMQVVNGAKAVAYK; this is encoded by the coding sequence ATGGCCGCGTTCTTGCTTGCCTCCGTCGCCCTTGCTCAGACCTCCGGAACGCCCACGGCGCCCATGACAGGCATGGACATGCCACCAACCATCAAGGCCGACAGCGCCAATAAAACGGTGCGGGTGACCTTCGTGGCTGGCCACGGCATGAACAATAATGGCCTGAATTACAACGGGGACGCCAAAGGCGAAAAGACCCTGACCGTGCCTCTCGGGTGGACCGTGGAAGTTAACCTGAACAACGCGGGCCGCATGCCGCATGACTTTGCCGTGATCGCCGGCAGCACGCTGCCAGCCAACCCTGCGACGGCTCGCCTGGCCTTCCCCGACGCAGCGACCAGCATCGTCCCACCCGCCGGTGCCACGGCGGCTCCCGCCAAGTTCATGGCCAACCGTCCGGGCACGTATTTCATTCTGTGCCGGGTTGGCAAACACGCGCAGAATGGCATGTACGTGAAGATGCAGGTCGTCAACGGCGCCAAGGCCGTGGCCTACAAGTAA
- a CDS encoding response regulator, translating into MTATRHYLLVDDAPQDRFLAQEAFEQLCPEGVLTCVGSGMEALDLLRSPGFQPDVILLDLNMPGMSGFELLRVMKDDARLAHIPVVMLSTSNAQQDVNEAYVLHASSYVVKSASFAGFLEQLERILHYWKLSRTVHDEAFEANS; encoded by the coding sequence ATGACGGCAACCCGACATTACCTCCTGGTGGACGACGCTCCACAAGACCGCTTTCTGGCGCAGGAAGCGTTTGAGCAGCTGTGCCCGGAAGGCGTGTTGACGTGCGTGGGGAGCGGTATGGAAGCGCTGGACCTGCTGCGCAGCCCGGGGTTTCAGCCGGATGTGATCCTGCTGGACCTCAACATGCCCGGCATGAGCGGCTTCGAGCTGCTGCGCGTGATGAAGGATGATGCCCGTCTGGCCCACATCCCCGTGGTGATGCTGTCGACGTCCAACGCTCAGCAGGATGTGAACGAGGCCTACGTCCTGCATGCCAGTTCCTATGTTGTGAAATCTGCCAGCTTTGCTGGCTTTCTGGAACAGCTTGAAAGGATCTTGCACTACTGGAAACTCAGCCGCACCGTGCACGACGAGGCTTTCGAAGCGAACAGCTGA
- a CDS encoding putative bifunctional diguanylate cyclase/phosphodiesterase — protein MASAVYFLIDSVLHLSVFPSLADLFYLFTLPCIGLGIIKLRREAQGRLNRLSILLDTVLVVLMIGEVLWAASVSSIIGSYPGQPFTLAVALAYPAVDLLLGAGMVTLALWRPVDLRRGELLLLAAGMGSFLIADMIYARQVSLETYQPGTLLDAGWTLAAVCFGWAAYSSSRAERQTAGLTLFLSKALDRWIALLPHYAVLTVFAFYLFSRLLGPPLSSLQAAVLLVIAALFILRQVLVLANNQYLQSSLAHRADHDPLTGVRNRSDLELRLQQLIDGNRRTGQPAAVLFVDLDRMKLINDTFGHSVGDLVLREVAARLTSDVGCVSSVTRFGGDEFVVILSAVQHPTQAASIAQQLLEALAQPFQVVGETVNLTASIGIALVPSDATTVAQAIEKSDKAMYDAKQDGKNSWRFADADLNITHVAKANIEVQLRGALERGEFALHFQPLISLNTGAVEGFEALLRWFSPVLGQVSPMTFIPVAEAREMMSGIGRWVLRAALKEARGWRDEALPDSYVAVNVSAAQFDAPDFVADVMAALQDYALIPSALTLELTESTVLANIDSARSKMMQLKALGVRIALDDFGMGFSSLGQLRYLPVDVLKIDRVFVKELRKDDAAFVRAIVALGHSLNLAMVAEGVEDAQTARRLRTLGCDVGQGFYFGHPMDISEAVRAINTSKHREKPSLNLKLTL, from the coding sequence ATGGCCAGCGCGGTGTATTTCCTGATCGACTCTGTGCTTCACCTGAGTGTGTTTCCCTCACTGGCCGACCTTTTTTACCTTTTTACCCTGCCCTGCATCGGGCTGGGGATCATCAAGTTACGGCGTGAAGCGCAGGGCAGACTCAACCGCTTGAGCATCCTGCTTGACACAGTGCTGGTGGTCCTTATGATCGGCGAGGTGTTGTGGGCCGCCTCGGTATCGTCCATCATTGGCAGTTATCCTGGGCAGCCATTTACCCTGGCTGTCGCGTTGGCCTACCCAGCGGTAGACCTGCTGTTGGGTGCCGGTATGGTCACTCTGGCGCTCTGGCGTCCGGTAGATCTCCGCCGGGGCGAACTGCTTCTCCTGGCGGCAGGGATGGGCTCTTTTCTCATTGCAGACATGATCTACGCCCGTCAAGTCAGCCTGGAAACATACCAACCAGGGACGCTCCTTGATGCTGGCTGGACACTGGCCGCTGTCTGCTTTGGCTGGGCAGCGTACTCAAGCAGCCGCGCCGAGCGTCAAACTGCGGGCTTGACCCTCTTCCTTTCAAAGGCGCTGGACCGCTGGATAGCGCTCTTGCCGCATTACGCTGTGCTGACCGTCTTTGCCTTTTACCTCTTTTCGCGGCTTCTGGGACCTCCGCTCAGCTCCCTGCAAGCAGCGGTGCTGCTGGTCATTGCCGCCTTATTCATCCTGAGACAGGTGCTGGTTCTGGCCAACAATCAGTACCTCCAATCCAGCCTTGCCCACCGCGCGGACCACGATCCTCTGACCGGCGTCCGCAACCGAAGTGACCTCGAACTCCGATTACAGCAGTTGATTGATGGCAATCGCCGAACGGGCCAGCCAGCCGCCGTCTTGTTCGTGGACCTCGACCGCATGAAGCTGATCAACGACACATTCGGCCATTCCGTTGGTGATCTGGTGCTGCGCGAAGTGGCGGCGCGGTTGACCAGCGACGTGGGTTGCGTCAGCAGCGTGACGCGGTTTGGCGGTGACGAGTTCGTGGTGATCCTGTCGGCGGTCCAACACCCCACGCAAGCGGCGTCCATTGCCCAACAGCTTCTGGAAGCCTTGGCGCAGCCTTTCCAGGTCGTGGGCGAAACCGTCAATCTCACAGCCAGCATCGGCATCGCGCTTGTTCCCAGCGACGCGACGACGGTGGCTCAGGCGATCGAGAAGTCCGACAAGGCCATGTACGATGCCAAGCAGGACGGCAAGAACAGCTGGCGCTTCGCGGACGCAGACCTCAACATCACGCACGTGGCCAAGGCGAACATCGAAGTGCAGTTGCGTGGCGCACTCGAACGGGGCGAGTTCGCGCTGCACTTTCAGCCGCTCATTTCGCTCAACACGGGCGCTGTAGAAGGATTTGAGGCCCTGCTGCGCTGGTTCTCGCCGGTCCTTGGGCAAGTTTCCCCGATGACCTTTATTCCCGTCGCGGAGGCCCGAGAGATGATGAGCGGCATCGGCCGCTGGGTTTTGCGAGCCGCCCTGAAGGAAGCGCGGGGTTGGCGCGATGAGGCCCTGCCTGACAGTTATGTGGCCGTGAACGTATCGGCCGCCCAGTTCGACGCGCCCGATTTTGTGGCCGACGTGATGGCGGCGCTTCAGGACTATGCCCTCATCCCCTCAGCGCTCACCCTCGAGCTGACCGAAAGTACCGTTCTGGCGAATATCGACAGTGCGAGAAGCAAGATGATGCAGCTTAAAGCGCTGGGAGTACGGATTGCACTGGACGACTTCGGTATGGGGTTTTCAAGTCTTGGACAGTTGCGGTACCTGCCGGTCGACGTCCTGAAGATCGACCGGGTGTTCGTCAAGGAGCTTCGGAAAGACGATGCCGCCTTCGTGCGCGCCATCGTGGCACTGGGCCACAGCCTGAACCTGGCGATGGTCGCCGAAGGCGTCGAAGATGCCCAGACAGCGAGACGCTTGCGCACCCTAGGATGCGATGTGGGGCAGGGATTCTACTTCGGCCATCCGATGGACATCTCAGAAGCGGTGAGGGCCATCAACACCTCAAAACATCGAGAGAAACCCAGTCTCAATCTTAAGCTGACGCTTTGA
- a CDS encoding type II toxin-antitoxin system HigB family toxin: MNVLAKKTLLQFAAQYPEAHVALLAWFDLASKAEFTSFADVRAVFPTASWVGPEYIVFNIKGNHFRLITTVDFTFRKIRVKEFMRHSEYDRWKP, from the coding sequence ATGAACGTGCTCGCGAAAAAGACGCTGCTCCAATTCGCAGCCCAATACCCTGAAGCGCATGTCGCCCTCCTTGCCTGGTTCGACCTTGCCAGCAAAGCGGAGTTCACTTCGTTCGCGGACGTGCGGGCCGTCTTTCCCACTGCCAGCTGGGTTGGGCCTGAGTACATCGTGTTCAACATCAAAGGAAATCACTTCCGTCTGATCACCACCGTGGATTTCACCTTCAGAAAAATTAGGGTCAAGGAGTTCATGAGGCATTCGGAGTACGACCGCTGGAAACCGTGA
- a CDS encoding HD-GYP domain-containing protein, producing MTWDGVQRVIPVDLGASDDDLIQAQVRLTERLAAIERASEVREAELRVLGVALERRDGETKGHTDRVAALATQLAEALCWSPSQIRAMRWGAYLHDIGKIAIPDEVLLKPGRLTADEWTVMRSHVEEGLQIVAALGELPEVTLQVVRDHHERWNGQGYPAGKAGHEISLAGRLFALCDVYDGLISERPYKAAWTHEAALAEITARAGQHFDAVLTGVFVELLDRKKESARRPGLL from the coding sequence ATGACGTGGGACGGGGTGCAGCGCGTGATCCCTGTTGACCTGGGCGCCAGTGACGATGATCTGATCCAGGCCCAGGTGCGCCTGACCGAACGTCTGGCGGCCATCGAGCGGGCCAGCGAGGTGCGTGAGGCCGAACTGCGGGTGCTGGGGGTGGCCCTGGAGCGCCGGGACGGCGAGACCAAGGGCCACACGGACCGCGTCGCCGCACTGGCCACGCAACTGGCCGAGGCGCTGTGCTGGTCACCGTCTCAGATCCGGGCCATGCGCTGGGGTGCGTACCTGCACGACATCGGCAAGATCGCCATCCCTGACGAGGTACTGCTCAAGCCTGGCCGGCTGACCGCCGACGAGTGGACGGTGATGCGCTCGCATGTTGAGGAAGGGCTGCAGATCGTGGCTGCGCTGGGCGAACTACCAGAAGTCACCCTGCAGGTGGTGCGTGATCACCACGAGCGCTGGAACGGGCAGGGCTACCCGGCGGGCAAGGCGGGCCATGAGATCAGCCTGGCGGGGCGGTTGTTCGCGCTGTGCGACGTGTACGACGGCCTGATCAGTGAGCGGCCGTACAAGGCAGCCTGGACGCATGAGGCGGCGCTGGCCGAGATTACGGCCCGGGCGGGACAGCACTTCGACGCGGTGCTGACCGGGGTGTTCGTGGAACTGCTGGACCGGAAGAAAGAGTCAGCCCGCAGGCCTGGTCTGCTCTGA